TTTTACAACGATTTTTATAACATCTCAAGTGTTTCGCATCCTGACATCCTGTCCCCTGTGATAacattatgtatagtgtataatcaCAACCGTTTCgaatgacaacaataataatatattatgatctattgCAACAAACAagaaatacaataggtatagaGACATGGCCACATAGGGACATGGTCCCTAAATGTCAtagttatcataaatatacaCGAAAAATCTTCGCGGTAATTATAGTATGGAGGTCATTGATGCACAAAATATTGTAGATGGACAATAGattgttattaaatgttttaaggtTTTATTGAATTCATCATGATCAAATGTTaagctacaataatatattgttattgtcatAGTCGAgctatacaaatattgtaatgaagactcaatattatgatttattgtttaataatttcgGCTTATAATAATTGGCGAAGAACCATAAGATTACTGATTGATTGCGAGCAAACAAAACACACCAACactagaacaataatattttggtatttacgGATAGTAATCTCGTGACTGCTCTATCTCTAAGTCGATAACTACACTAACGTATGTAACTGTGTGATTGCCTATTCACTCTCCTTATTTTAAAACCAGACCATAAACACATCCTGTATTTGATTTATCAGCACTCGTCGTTAAAGGAGAAAGAATATTTAACTGCGTTTCAAACTGCGTCATCCGCTTATAGTAATTTGGGAATctgttttaataaactattgtaaatCAGTActatagctttttttttaaactatggtCTAACGTTTAACCATTAACTAAAAAGGTAAGTAGAGATTTtaacatttagaaaaataatttaagactaGCTAAGTTATCATAGCATAGGTACTGCACACTTGCAGCGAAAACAATAGTCATGCACAAAAAATcctcaaaatatgcttctaaaaatactgttatatgctacaaaataatatgtatttaaaatttaatcgaaaacaatttattgaaaattatataaaaagtaagcATAAAAACGAAATGTATTTCATcgtcttcaataataatattcttaatccCCGTTAATagaatgtgaaaaaatattcatattattttaccttattGCACTAGATGATCAAATATTGTCGTAGGTATTTACAAATCTTATACTTGACAACCGGTTGTAATTTCATCGtcataaatattgtaagtatattatagtttacattattatttaattaaatctaaaataagtaaattattacctactttcaTAGCTCATaagtaatttgataaataacaaaatatgtatgtggCTGTGAACGGGAAATATAAGATGAAACAAAGTTATGcactataaaattacaaatatgtattaaatatgcaaaacaaGGAAAAAAGAGTTGAAATAtgcataacaaaatatatgcaaagtacaataattagtgttattttgataagaatgatctaaatcgggaaaaattgttaaacaatttcaaatagCATTTCAATTCAttttatgcatttgcatataaatcttttccctaattataataataatgaactccACGAAATCTGCAAGATTGCAGTAGCGTTTGTGCTGGTATAGTGGTATAATTATACTGGTATCTATGATCATTggtcaataatttaaacaaaattttataatattttgttgttaatacCGCTGTGCGTGATatctattacataatttataatattgtcaaggctgggcaagttaactattttttttaactcgttaagttaagttaatttggaaaaatgtaagttaagtttaaagttaaaagttactttccttttttatttaacttgttaaagttactagttagttggaaaaaataagtaacttaacttagtNNNNNNNNNNNNNNNNNNNNNNNNNNNNNNNNNNNNNNNNNNNNNNNNNNNNNNNNNNNNNNNNNNNNNNNNNNNNNNNNNNNNNNNNNNNNNNNNNNNNNNNNNNNNNNNNNNNNNNNNNNNNNNNNNNNNNNNNNNNNNNNNNNNNNNNNNNNNNNNNNNNNNNNNNNNNNNNNNNNNNNNNNNNNNNNNNNNNNNNNNNNNNNNNNNNNNNNNNNNNNNNNNNNNNNNNNNNNNNNNNNNNNNNNNNNNNNNNNNNNNNNNNNNNNNNNNNNNNNNNNNNNNNNNNNNNNNNNNNtgtaagtacttatatattatgaaatccaacaaaataattaaattatttgtatattttatttttttacctaaaagttttccaaagtgatggtaaaacttttaaattttactttgttattaccaactatgaactaaatattaataatcaaattaattataaaagtatataatttaacgtgattataaaataaattaacgaattaagttataagttactttaaaaaaaaaagtaattcgttaagatagaagttacttcttaaaaaaaaagtaactcgttgagtaacttaactttaacttttgaactcgttaatgcccagccttgaatatTGTGATCTGTCAATATATTGAACGGGAGACAAACCAGTGTCGACCGGTACACATATCGATACATCCAACGAAAAAGGTattaaatcgaattttttcgtttttgagttACGGCTGTATTCCGATAAAGAATCATTTTCTCTATCGATCACGAAAATGATCGTATCTCTATCGATcccaaagaaattataaaataatattttataatctcccAATATGATAGTTTCCTATAGCTTTGACTTTAGTTTTACTTCTCCTGAACAATTGACATAATGAAGTTAAAACCTTTTCCGTTGGATGTATCGATATTAAACTATGCAGTATGCACACAACACTTGCCAAACACACAAACACAATctcgttttaatatttaaatttagtaaatttttcGTCTGTATAACgtcgatataatttaatagtatcatTCGATCGTCAATGTGGCCTAATTTCGTTCCtttataatttatgcaataaatgtatacaatgtgtACGGCATGACTTTAATgtccaatttataatttataattttcttttctcAAGTACTCCTACATAGCTCCAAATatagttaagaggacgtgatacccgcatgtgttgtctccgtctgaCACACGTACGACACAACAAATGTTCGTTCAGAAGATTAaattgtgtgctgttagtttttatattagagtgaactGACCTATTATCTATGGCCTCACGtaggcttttattgatattattagttTCAAGTAAGTTACCTTGAAATGACCTTTTtgaaagtatacattttaaaatgtattcacattaaaataataaaattaataaaagcctacgtggggccctaaataataatcttacctttaaatttgataaaaggtcaattcactctaatatcaaaactaacaacacactATTGAATCTGCTGAACGGATATATATGGCCAAAATATTGTGCGCCGACTTTAGTTGTGAATAGGTAACCCAAGTTACCGATTCtatattatttccatattattattataacaatgtattattagtGTTGTTCACTTAAGCCACTGGTGATTTTATAGGttctttttaaacatatattgaTACAGTCAAGTCTTAATAACACGGAACGTAATGGAGCATAAATAAATTCGACTTGGGTATGTATTATTCGAATTACAAGCCTTAAACACAACTGAAAAACATTCAGAGGGACAAGATAAAATATTGAGTTGTAGATGTTTTTGAGTTATCGAGACTCgactgtatttataaatattgtgaattctttaacaattattacaacACCTATATTAAGTAGTTAAACATACGTTTGGAACACTTATAAGTAGAATAAGAATGTATGCCCGTTCTCTTGCAATGCGCatggaaaaaaagtttttcttatGTTAAGGGGGAGGGGAGGAGTGTAATAAATCATGCGAAAAGTAAAGTAAACTTGTacgaaattgtacaaaaaaagtatacaaaacTGTCAAggtttagtattaaaatttgtaagtgGAAGTGCTAGCGAAACGGAGCTGTATTACACGTATAAGTTTATAGTAATGTCATCAACTGTATTGACGTAGATAGTAGCAGAACCTATAGGTACaaccaaatttaaaacaagttagtAAATCACTTACTTTTTCATTACCACCACCACTTATATGAATAGTTTGTCCTTCGGTGATCATATACCTAGTTGGTAGGAGgaacataattaatatcaacATGCAGGCCAGCATACCAGAAATACGATATATTAGTATACCTTATAGACGATCCGATATTATAGTGTTGTAAAGTTGTActggtattatagtatattacaatttagtcgtattatattatattatatgaagttaaaagttaatcaaTTCTCTACAGATATTGtcagtgtttaatttataaatatattatattattatagtttataatataaaaataatatatataatatatacaaacatgtTAGAAAACGTACGGTAAAATGTTGTTTAGTGTATAGTGCcgttaattgtataaaacttAATATGTACAAAGTTTATGtatgatgtttatatttttaaatatattttgttttaatcttaTCTCAAAATTAGCAATGGTGGTGACGAATtccaggataataatatattcatgtttaattttcggTACGGAATACCAGTgttaacaatatagtaataagtagaaaatcatattttcatggcattatgttaatataataatcattatattttaatattaaatataccagAAAACTAAAAAGTGTAATAATTGTATCCATCTAAGTTGAAGATTTTtgattacaacttacaatataaaatgaaacagtaatttaaTCAAAGCAATAATctgtaattttgataataatatttttcaatcaacTAATTAACTTAAATTCAACTTActaactatacaaataatatggtatttactTTTTCTcagatttgatttattaatgaataaactattaaatgtatGTGCGTTTGTGTtctatgtaaaattgtaaatgtttttgaaagtaACCGATACGTTGGTTGTTTAGtgtagttcatattattatggatgtAGCCACAGCGTATTATTTTGTTGCTGATATTAGCGACAAGTCCCCGAATTAGGTGTTCGATGTGTGTATACGCGAAGCAACCCCTCGCATAATTATCCATAggttaatatcaaataattgttCTATATCTTACTATctcagttatattatttagccatacttataatattattatagtaattattatagaagttattaggtatactatttttttagtattataatattttgttatttgctatcaaaattcaaaatataaaatggtgatttaaaaacaaacgatGTGGGGATAAATATGCGATAAGTGGAGTCACGCATGTGCATATCGAACACTTAATTCGGCGACTCGTTGCTTATAtcgacaacattttttttttttaattgatttaatgagCCATGGTTCCATCCATAATATATGATCTAAGTTATTTGGTGAGAAACGTtactattatctattttttaaatttcggagaaatataatacaacaatattgtatCTATAGGTACTGAGAAAAAATTGTcacagtataaattaatgtaggtacatattaattatagttattaagttCAAACATAAAACGTtgacacataggtacctaaagaaAACTGACAGTGCTGTAATAgctgtatagtaaataataactataacttGTAAGTTGAACACTGACAAACTGCATTGGAAGTAactgtaggtaggtaacttGTATAAGTTGGAactatatacataggtaatacccAACTGTAACTTATAAGTTGGAAGTTGTACCACAGACAGATCACACCAAAATGACACAGTGATggagatttttataaataaataatatttataaatttaacttcaatgaataattataataaaacctcCATTATTGTCATGGATcaggttttattttgtttttatccatTTTCGTTATAAACCTTATTAAACTTATAActccataaaattattttttaaatttataaaaattttattaatttaacaaatacaaattatttatttttatttttatttttttggtttatatgttttttattcaatctgttaTGAAATAGAACAATACGAACAATATTGATGGTttataggttaaaataaataataataaaaaggcaGATTAGACAGACTGTAGATGCCTCCCAGCGGAGGCATTACGAATTACGAcatgagtaataaattatttagttaagtataatttttactagaactaatcaaaataaatcattgttttattatatttatacaaataagtaaCGATGTAagttatattgaattaaataagcGTCGTTGATTTAATAAATTCGAATTACttagttcaataaaaatttaatttattaaatcaaaatatcgtTGAATGAATAATAGTTTGATTGCAATTACAAAAACTCAttggttaattatttatataatatttttgttgattcgTATAGAATTTTTCGTTAGGTGGAAAGTAGCTTTCGAGTAAAttgattagttttatttttacattttattgactCGACAAAATTGTTTGCCCccacctattattattaactgaaaTGATGCCACCGTAAAAATTACACATATGAATTCACCATGTATAAGATTATATGTCATATGATGAtactattgaattcaaatgtatattgaaacaataaataataatcttaatccACTAAACATCGTTTACGTACTTAATGCATAAGAATTCATTATTTCAGGATTAGGAATTTTGTGTGACGGAAAACTTGAAAGATGACATGCTGTACCATCTTGCTCAGAGTTGGTGACTTtagcataaataattaaatatattacattattacctatgttattataagtGGTGAAAATAAGGCAAGAGCCTTTTAAGCGAATTTTGTCATTATTAACTGTGTTTCACGCTGATATTATCAcccgataaaaattatttttggatatGGCACAACTACCTATTATACTGTTTAAGATGTATATACATCTTATGTAAGACAtaggcatttttaaattttgattagcTTTCATATTTgcttataattgtattgtaattgtattgtattgtattaaataataatttgttgcacattttaatacaattatagaaaCTCTGAGGATAACTTTTATTGTTCAAATGGACTGTGCATAGAAATTTCGTGGGTTTGTGATGGCCGTAAGGATTGTTCAGATGGTTCAGACGAGATCAAAGAGTTGTGCGTTTGATACGAGTATGGAACAAATACGTCCATCggtaaaaaataatagctatattatgacatttaatattattgttatggttatataataacttatggTTGCCAAAGTCACGCAGATCAATCTAAATATGAAGCTTCTAATATtacatctaataaaatatttaatatcattttagaTTGCGgtaaagtaaatataaacaaccaagtATTATTGGAAGGAGGTAAGAATAAAGCAACGGTTGAAATAGCACCTTGGTTTGTtgcaatatttcaattatatgatatggattatcaatttatatgtgTAGGATCACTTATTGCTCCACATTTAGTCATTTCTGGTAAAATCCTTATACTTACAATGTATTTAAGGaggaatgaaaaattaattaaataacttctTTAGTGGCTAAACCTTTTTGGGAAAAAGGTATGTTATCTAACCAGATATCAATAAATGATGgtctatacaatattgttgttgggaaatatgatagaaattttaatgttattgacAATGACTTAACTCAAATAATGGATGtacgttattaataatttaaagtctataaacaatttgtatgatgtgtataatataaattaaaacaatttttgtaggTAGACATAATATACGTGTCTAATggctataataaaaatgaaaatgggcTCCACAATGACGATATATCTGTACTTATATTAGCAAACAAAGTTTCGTTTAGTAATGGTATTACACCTGTTTGCATCGATTggaatagtaaatataatacacaggaTGGTGATCAAGGACaggtaaatttttataatttatagtttgttgtttcattaaatacttaaattataatttgaatttggtTGCCtggtttaatttttacaaagtgGTTAGAGGTTATAGTTAAGCTATGTGCACAAGTTAGTAAATTTTGCTAGTAGCTTCACATCGATGTATTCAGAATAAATTCAGAAAACCAACTGTAAATAAGTGACAAATTAAggtcaaaaacataaaattttcacagtacattttgataaaaattgggAAATTGTGTGTAATTAGGCACTCTAAGTTAATTTACGTAACAGCTCTGCTCTGAGGAacctaaaaatgtatagatacctacttaaaatttcTTTCAGAttaagttttgaaatattaacataaaaagtatattCGGATATTACAACTTTCGGAGACCGGGGACCCCAGAAATGGAGGGTCAAGTGCAAGTGCTCCATCTGCACTTGCGTAAATCAGGGCCTGGACATGGAATCATTAACTCCAACCGACATGATACCGTTAACTAGAACATTATTGATTCGCGCAGGCCCCTGATTCGCACCGGTGcacatttaacacattttacttGCCATATTGTAAGtgctttttacatttttcttttgtagtttGAAccatatgttaattttttttgcgtgtggtaggtatatagtgtatacctatacataaagtTTGATGCCCATAATGATTAAAGTGATAAATAACAAGACTTTATAAAGTTGGTAGTGTCTAAAGACGAATTACCCCGAACATTTTTGttccaaatgaaaaaaataaaatgtatttatttattgaatattgaacataatatgcctacacaaaaatcaaacattattcTTTAACATTTTCTAGAGTAGGTAGTTTATTCAATTGTGTGTAGAAACacttgttttgttttgtatttgaaCAATAACCGTATAAATACTAGCTATAAGTAGacaacattttgtattattctttCAATTGTATTCAAagctgttaatattattgttacgaaCATGatcagaaatattaatatattaactattatttttatacttagttGTATTAGTTATATAACATGTGCTATTACTGGtgagtacttatatttatatttttttttacacgataGATCACAGATTAATATTTATGGAGAATTATAGGAACAAAATGCATAATTGTCACAACAATTCATAAAATTACGAGAaaagaagtatattattatgttttacttaatttatctaagtaattaagttatttacatagtaaaaaagaaatataatataatatgggtattcAAAATAAGATAAGGGTTACTGTTAATTTTTAgagaattttatgtttttggtataggaaaatgttatgtacccctttttgattttatcaatgtttgtgaatattatatttatgaatatttgtatCTCTTTCATTACTTGTAAATTTTAGGATTACcgacattaaattgtatattatttcttGGATACCTCGAACCATATTTTTCTGATTTGTTTTTCttgtaagttatttattttttcttcgttaatacatttttaaaaactgtctttaaataatttaaaattttatattgtatttagtatttttttttgtattcatttagTTCTGTAGTTAAGTTTATTAGATCTTTATGGTCTTATgcgaaaacgtttttaaatttgttaatttattgatcAATCATTTCTTCATTTGTGTAAAaggtttttaattgtttttctgtTGTGACATAACAACATAAGTGATATAAATTCCCGAAAAATTGAATTCCTCTTTTAGATCTACTATTTAATAGgactttatttatatctaacGTTTTTGTATCACTTTctcatatgtttttattaatggtGCTTAATATATCTAGTGTTAGGTTAAGAATTTTGCAGaagtttgtgtttttattttcacagtagttttcaacaggtatttttatattttccaaattgtCATCTGGGTCATCGTCTTGCAACTCCTGTGTGTAGATTAGAGGAATGCTTTTTTCGTATAACATGGCCTCTGGTACCTCGTCGAAGAAGGCTCCAGGAGATACAATTACAGCTATATCTTCTTCTGCGCTAGCATTGATGATTACCGCAACGACTGTgaggattttaaaaaacatCTAGAACCAAAGACTGAATTAAACAcgacatgtataaaataattttccatcgCTCTGTACGCTAAATGATCACCCATATACATTTACTCGTATATATcggaaaacaaattttataataaaaggtattactgttattaatacaattaaataaattgtataatgcaaCAATAATCATATAggcatattactattatagtatatactatgatatattatttttgccaACGATCGACGGCATTGTCATTTCAGGgagaagttaaataaataacaaatacttatatttgatacaaaaaaaaaatattgaaaccagttattagttttatgaTTTTGTGCGTTGTTGACCTGTAATTGTATCACTATTTTAATACCCCATTACAAACatacacatataaataatataatatgtatcatgcaagatttaattatattatattaattaataatttttaggttTTAATTCTTTGTCtaacaaattagataggtaacTATTGTtctcttttttctttttgaaaagaTTTACTTGTGAAATACTTACTATATAAAATGCTGCagcattatacatgtataaagaataatgtataaacactatcgtttataatttagtttcggatgtgttaaaaacaaaacaaaataaaggttAGCTAgtgttgtataatttttttttttttttataaggttttTAAAGAGAGgtaagtattaacttttaacttacctaaatgagttaattattaactttcCTAGCATTGGGTGTTTGTTTAAGGTTtgattaagatatattattttttcctgtGTTCCATACTTCTTTTTCATAAAAAAGGTTTTATTCTTTGCACATGTATGGTATCTATGGCTTTTTtaccttttaaaattaaatatactttgtagtttaCGTCCAAAACGTGTTCATTCTCTCGCATCTCGACCACATTCCTGTTAATGTTTCCTACCGTCGGTATTTGTCGATCGGTGTCGTACCGTTGTCTAAGAAATTCTTAGTTGTAATACAGTTTGTAGGACAATAATTAAGTTAtctgtttacatttattaaatagtatgtttatcattttatttctaGCGGATGATAGTACGTACAAAttgcattattacatttttatcttttaatactataatatattataatattatgtgcagtgttgggaaaagataaccaaaaaattatctggataagataaaatataatatcattttttttaaaattatattacagcgGTCGCCGCTTATAGTATTCACTGGTTATAAGAATCAGCCGCTATTAGTGATAAAAAATGTCAGGAACGGAACAAACAGCCGTCTTCAGTGCATTTTTCACCGCGTACTGTGATCAGGTTTTCGGTTATAGTGATCAGAAAAAATCATGTCAGAAANNNNNNNNNNNNNNNNNNNNNNNNNNNNNNNNNNNNNNNNNNNNNNNNNNNNNNNNNNNNNNNNNNNNNNNNNNNNNNNNNNNNNNNNNNNNNNNNNNNNtaaaatttatagtaaaattacctatttgtaTGTACACAAAGAAAGAAAAACGATTACTAACGGCCGCCCTAATCTTATCTAATGAATTAGACATGTGACCCACGTAATGAGTGTATTTCATATCGTATATGTTTGAATTTAACCTTAAATGAGTGGCTGGATGTAGATAAGGACTTACCAGTTTTTCAAGTGATGAATGATGACGAACATAGGAGCAAATAgtagggggggctttaggggctaagcccctcaaaaatgtccatagccctcccaaacattttctacattttgttttaagcttattcaatattatcaaagtaaggccccattagccctattagccccccaaatctcaaatgctatttgcgcctatgactataggtatacctatatactattacctatataatacctatataatattataatttaaacagttttgaaatattttaattttcaaataggtaGGACCGtactaatattttctaatttatagattttaattattttaacagttgtATACAAGGTAAACGGCTTAAGAATCATATGCATAAGGTGAACAATTCTGCATACGAAACAAATAAGTTGGTCGTAATAACAGTTGGCACTATTCCAATTTccaatcatttgtttttttttttttaaataacaaaacaactTATCAAAAAGGATAATGAACTCGTTATTATtcgaatgtacctatattgtacgcGGTTCCACAATTTGGAAACCAAATAGGGATTGAAGATGAAATAATATGTGTGCGTAAGGATAGGTCAGTGCCGTCAAGAATGTAGCTAGCGTACAACAAAAGATAGGTAACAAAtaattctcatttttttttcaccgccagcaaaataataaattcaaaactgccatagtagtttttttttttttattatagatacttttTTGATTGGTAATTGTTATAGCCAAACTATAAAGCAACAATCCTCTAAAACaagttttaatgaattatttcagATTTTACGTTTAACCCACCGTTTCTAAATTctacgcacataatatattaatatacatgaattaaattctgaaattttcaaattccgAAACTTTCAAatccttaaaataatatatattagtttatacaaatatatttcctccatagttattttaacaatattttttatcaaaatattcctGGCGCAACcatactatatgtataacaatataatatttcaacgtaatcatacaatttcattaaaaacattcaacgaaattaaattttcacaaaatgcacctataacctaacctataatttataaaattatcaacataTCTTCCAAAATGTGGCTATGTCTatacgtacctatgtataattatatatgaattaatgtGCGTCATTATAGTCATTACACACTCAGACTTCGATTTATAGCCATAAACCTTTTTAAGATAATAAGATATAGACTGCAGTATATATGGATAGTGAAAACCAATATCTATTAACATCTTTTAAAAATGATAGGTATATGGTGAGAGAAAAATACTACACCTCTTGTCATCTCTccatatatacataaatgatgTATAAAGTCTT
This portion of the Acyrthosiphon pisum isolate AL4f chromosome A1, pea_aphid_22Mar2018_4r6ur, whole genome shotgun sequence genome encodes:
- the LOC115033687 gene encoding modular serine protease-like, whose translation is MDYQFICVGSLIAPHLVISVAKPFWEKGMLSNQISINDGLYNIVVGKYDRNFNVIDNDLTQIMDVDIIYVSNGYNKNENGLHNDDISVLILANKVSFSNGITPVCIDWNSKYNTQDGDQGQVNFYNL